The following are encoded in a window of Paludisphaera rhizosphaerae genomic DNA:
- a CDS encoding phosphatidylinositol-specific phospholipase C1-like protein → MAPHRFLAVLGLPVLFLGVAAADDVRLNQIQVVGSHNSYHIEPAPGVLEVIARANVRGAENLQYTHPPLAEQFQSRKIRQIELDVFADPEGGLFADPPIRKLALLTGKDAGPEADPDGRLRKPGIKVLHVPGVDYRTTAPTLVDALQQVRAWSQANPRHVPLMILVELKTPETARITGKAVPFDAERLAALEAEILSVFPREEILTPDDVRGESASLPDAIHTRGWPKLDAVRGRVMFALDNTGAERETYLQGHPALAGRLMFASVDEKNPAAAWFKMNDPIKDFEAIQRLVKAGFMVRTRADADTRQARDGSTTMRDKALASGAQFVSTDYPVPDSRLTDYHVALPGGVVAHSNPISGDRAWDGRDLEKQD, encoded by the coding sequence ATGGCCCCGCATCGATTTCTCGCCGTGCTCGGACTTCCGGTTTTATTCCTCGGCGTCGCGGCAGCCGATGACGTTCGGCTCAATCAGATCCAGGTCGTCGGTTCGCACAACTCCTACCACATCGAGCCCGCGCCGGGCGTTCTGGAGGTGATCGCGCGAGCCAACGTGCGAGGGGCGGAGAACCTCCAGTACACGCATCCTCCGTTGGCGGAGCAGTTTCAGAGCCGAAAGATCCGGCAGATCGAACTCGACGTCTTCGCCGATCCTGAAGGCGGTCTGTTCGCCGATCCGCCGATCCGCAAGCTCGCCCTCCTGACGGGCAAGGACGCTGGGCCGGAGGCTGATCCCGACGGCCGCCTCCGCAAGCCAGGCATCAAGGTGCTGCACGTCCCGGGGGTCGACTATCGCACCACCGCGCCCACCCTCGTCGACGCTCTCCAACAGGTCCGCGCCTGGTCTCAGGCCAACCCAAGACACGTCCCGCTCATGATCCTTGTCGAGTTGAAGACGCCCGAAACCGCTCGAATCACCGGGAAGGCAGTCCCGTTCGACGCCGAGCGTCTGGCCGCGCTGGAGGCCGAGATCCTCTCCGTCTTCCCTCGCGAGGAGATCCTGACGCCGGACGACGTCCGAGGCGAATCCGCCTCCCTTCCGGACGCGATCCATACCCGAGGCTGGCCGAAACTCGACGCCGTCCGCGGCCGCGTCATGTTCGCCCTCGACAACACCGGGGCCGAGCGAGAAACCTATCTTCAGGGGCATCCCGCGCTGGCCGGCCGGCTGATGTTCGCCAGCGTCGACGAGAAGAACCCGGCCGCCGCCTGGTTCAAGATGAACGACCCTATCAAGGACTTCGAGGCCATTCAGCGATTGGTGAAAGCCGGATTCATGGTCCGCACCCGCGCTGACGCCGACACCCGACAGGCCCGCGACGGCTCCACGACCATGCGCGACAAGGCCCTGGCCTCGGGCGCTCAGTTCGTCAGCACCGACTACCCGGTCCCCGATTCACGTCTCACCGACTACCACGTC